In Bacillota bacterium, one DNA window encodes the following:
- a CDS encoding glycogen debranching N-terminal domain-containing protein, whose protein sequence is MLELRVAPREIEESFEVLKEGDLFLTSLPGGDIPGHSMAGLGLYYRDTRFLSRLEHFIGDNRPVLLSSSTRGSHLEQVELTNPEFEAAGGVRLPLQSLHLRLLRVVRDSLYQRLRVVNYNQFEVPVPLRVLIGADFRDIFEIRGARRPERGDFLPAVRSGSSFLLRYRGLDGIVRGCHVVFDPPPAEIRETGDGMLCTFDLILPPQRKVYLTWLVRPLLEPEAGVVQEWSGRRLDVVFRAAAGEQAEEHRRWRNRSTLFTSDNEVFNRMLERYTSDLRALYAAYPDGRIVEAGIPWYAAPFGRDSLITGMQTLILNPDLARDTLRFLGRHQGRTVDERREVQPGKILHELRRGEMANCGEILHTPYFGSVDATPLFVVLLGKYFAWTGDRALLTEMRENLESALAWCREYGDRDGGGYLEYHGQAEGGLNNQGWKDSWDAVVDPEGRPADPPIALVEVQGYWYQALEHGARLIKVLGDEHGAEQLRAEARQLKARFIRDFQVPGEDYLGFALDGKKRLLSTVVSNMGHCLWSGILDPGPAAGVVRRMFRPDMHSGWGIRTMSRWEKAYNPMSYHNGSVWPHDNAIIGAGLRRYGLLTHLEQLFTGFFEAAQYFPYQRLPELFCGFARRLTGEPVRYPIACDPQAWAIGSIFMFLQAALGLNCSKKGLHVAKPVLPGWLRELTVENVRVRGGTVDLRFSRSRGTTRCELLRQEGPVTVSVEE, encoded by the coding sequence ATGCTTGAGCTGCGGGTGGCGCCCCGGGAAATCGAAGAATCCTTCGAGGTCTTGAAGGAAGGCGACCTCTTTTTGACCAGCCTGCCCGGGGGGGACATCCCCGGGCACAGCATGGCCGGTCTCGGCCTGTACTATCGGGACACTCGTTTCTTAAGCCGCCTGGAGCATTTTATCGGCGACAACCGCCCGGTGTTGCTTTCTTCATCCACCCGCGGCAGCCATCTCGAGCAGGTGGAACTGACCAACCCGGAATTCGAGGCGGCCGGGGGGGTGCGGCTGCCGCTGCAAAGCCTGCACCTGCGCCTGCTGCGAGTGGTGCGCGACTCCCTGTACCAACGCCTGCGGGTGGTGAACTACAACCAGTTTGAGGTGCCGGTGCCTTTGCGGGTGCTTATCGGCGCCGATTTCCGGGACATCTTCGAAATCCGGGGGGCGCGGCGGCCGGAGCGCGGAGACTTTCTGCCCGCAGTGCGTTCCGGGAGTTCTTTCTTGCTGCGTTACCGGGGGCTGGACGGCATTGTCCGGGGCTGCCACGTGGTATTCGACCCGCCGCCGGCTGAGATTCGTGAAACCGGGGACGGGATGCTGTGCACCTTTGACCTGATCCTGCCCCCGCAGCGCAAAGTCTACCTCACCTGGCTGGTCCGGCCGCTTTTGGAACCGGAGGCGGGGGTGGTTCAGGAGTGGTCCGGGCGGCGCCTGGACGTCGTTTTTCGGGCGGCCGCCGGTGAACAGGCCGAGGAACACCGCCGGTGGCGCAACCGGAGCACCCTGTTCACGAGCGACAACGAAGTGTTCAACCGGATGCTGGAACGGTACACTTCGGATCTGCGGGCACTGTACGCCGCCTATCCGGACGGACGCATCGTCGAGGCGGGCATTCCCTGGTACGCGGCCCCGTTCGGCCGCGACTCCCTGATCACCGGCATGCAGACCCTGATCTTGAACCCCGACCTGGCCCGCGACACGCTCCGTTTCCTGGGCCGCCACCAGGGGCGGACGGTCGACGAACGGCGCGAGGTCCAACCGGGCAAAATCCTGCACGAATTGCGGCGCGGCGAAATGGCCAACTGCGGGGAGATCCTGCATACGCCGTACTTCGGGTCGGTCGACGCCACGCCCCTGTTTGTGGTGCTGTTGGGCAAGTACTTCGCCTGGACGGGGGACCGGGCGCTGTTGACCGAGATGCGGGAGAACCTGGAGTCCGCGCTGGCCTGGTGCCGGGAATACGGGGACCGTGACGGGGGCGGTTACCTGGAGTACCACGGACAGGCGGAGGGAGGGCTGAACAATCAGGGCTGGAAAGATTCCTGGGACGCCGTGGTTGATCCGGAGGGGCGCCCGGCCGACCCGCCGATCGCCCTGGTCGAAGTCCAGGGGTACTGGTACCAGGCCCTGGAGCACGGGGCCCGGCTCATCAAGGTGCTTGGGGACGAACACGGGGCCGAGCAGCTGCGGGCCGAGGCCCGGCAGTTGAAAGCGCGTTTTATCCGGGACTTCCAAGTGCCGGGGGAGGATTATCTGGGATTTGCTCTGGACGGAAAGAAACGGCTGCTGTCCACTGTGGTTTCGAACATGGGGCATTGCCTATGGAGCGGCATTCTCGACCCGGGGCCGGCCGCCGGGGTGGTGCGGCGGATGTTTCGGCCCGACATGCATTCGGGCTGGGGCATTCGGACCATGAGCCGCTGGGAAAAGGCGTACAACCCGATGAGCTACCACAACGGATCGGTCTGGCCCCACGACAACGCCATTATCGGTGCGGGCTTGCGCCGGTACGGCCTCCTGACCCACCTGGAACAACTGTTCACCGGCTTCTTCGAGGCGGCGCAGTACTTTCCCTACCAGCGGCTACCCGAGCTTTTCTGCGGTTTCGCGAGGCGCCTCACCGGAGAACCGGTGCGCTATCCAATCGCCTGCGATCCCCAGGCCTGGGCGATCGGGAGCATATTCATGTTCCTTCAGGCGGCACTGGGCCTGAACTGCTCGAAAAAGGGCCTGCACGTCGCGAAGCCGGTCCTGCCGGGTTGGCTGCGGGAACTTACCGTTGAAAACGTGCGGGTGCGCGGTGGCACGGTCGACCTGCGGTTCAGCCGTTCCCGCGGGACGACCCGCTGCGAGCTGCTTCGTCAGGAGGGTCCGGTGACGGTTTCCGTTGAAGAGTGA
- a CDS encoding methylated-DNA--[protein]-cysteine S-methyltransferase: MQVVVVRLQAGWVGFARSESGLAALTFPRAGAGEARAELAGLGVPGEETVLPAEPLDRLLTDRLEAYFSGRIVDLCAIPVDWSGYTPFQRAVLEAAQKVPWGETRTYGDLARMVDRPRASRAVGNALGANRTPLVVPCHRIVRADGEKGGFGAGPEWKERLLRLESEPGALHAPK; this comes from the coding sequence ATGCAGGTGGTGGTGGTACGGCTGCAGGCCGGTTGGGTCGGTTTCGCCCGGTCGGAGTCCGGCCTGGCGGCGTTGACCTTCCCGCGGGCCGGGGCGGGGGAGGCGCGGGCCGAGCTTGCCGGCCTCGGTGTACCCGGAGAGGAGACGGTTTTGCCGGCCGAACCGCTGGACAGGCTCTTGACGGACCGGCTGGAGGCCTACTTCTCCGGCCGGATTGTGGATTTATGCGCCATACCGGTCGACTGGTCCGGCTACACCCCTTTTCAGCGCGCCGTGTTGGAGGCCGCCCAAAAAGTGCCGTGGGGGGAGACGCGCACTTACGGGGATCTGGCCCGGATGGTGGACCGGCCCCGGGCGTCTCGGGCGGTGGGCAACGCCTTGGGCGCCAACCGCACGCCGCTGGTGGTGCCCTGCCACCGGATTGTCCGTGCCGACGGCGAAAAAGGGGGTTTCGGCGCTGGTCCCGAGTGGAAAGAACGGCTCTTGCGGCTGGAAAGTGAACCCGGGGCTTTACATGCGCCAAAATGA
- the gltX gene encoding glutamate--tRNA ligase — protein sequence MDTVRVRFAPSPTGSLHIGGARTALFNWLFARHHGGVFVLRLEDTDTGRNIEEAAVQIESSLRWLGIEWDEGYDRGGPFGPYRQSERFGLYREEARRLLESGHAYWCYCTPEELAAQREEARRRGEVPRYDSRCRDLTGDRRRAKEAAGIQPALRVKMPKTGATVVKDLIRGEVGFDNATLDDIVILKSNGGPTYNFACVVDDGAMRISHVIRAEEHLSNTPKQIVLFNLLGYALPEFVHVPMILAPDRSKLSKRHGATAVDEFRTGGFLPEALVNYLALLGWSPGGEREQFSREELVASFSLDAVSKHAAVYDVKKLTWLNAQYMNSLPLERVVEQVRPFMQEAGYLSASPDPAELDYLNRVVEAVRSRIHTLAELRDASAYFYRPDFEYEEKGVRKHFTKPGVTGILARGREALSALPAGRFTVEGTEEAFRQVIEELGVSGGALIHPARLALSGRTVGPGLFDIITVLGKEQCLLRLDRAIAWIKNNLEQA from the coding sequence ATGGATACGGTACGGGTTAGATTTGCGCCCAGTCCTACAGGGAGCCTTCACATCGGTGGCGCCCGGACCGCGCTTTTCAACTGGCTCTTTGCCCGGCACCACGGGGGGGTCTTCGTCCTGCGGCTGGAAGACACCGACACCGGGCGGAACATAGAGGAGGCGGCCGTCCAGATCGAGTCCAGCCTGCGCTGGCTGGGTATTGAGTGGGACGAGGGCTACGACCGTGGGGGTCCTTTCGGGCCGTACCGGCAGTCGGAGCGGTTCGGGCTGTACCGGGAGGAGGCCCGCCGCCTGCTGGAGAGCGGCCATGCCTACTGGTGTTACTGCACCCCTGAAGAGTTGGCCGCCCAGCGCGAGGAGGCCCGCCGGCGCGGCGAGGTGCCGCGCTACGACAGCCGTTGCCGCGACCTGACCGGCGATAGGCGGCGGGCGAAGGAAGCGGCCGGCATCCAGCCGGCCCTGCGCGTGAAAATGCCGAAGACCGGGGCCACGGTGGTCAAAGACCTGATCCGGGGCGAGGTCGGCTTCGACAACGCCACGCTCGACGATATCGTCATATTGAAGTCAAATGGCGGGCCGACGTACAACTTCGCCTGCGTGGTCGACGATGGGGCGATGCGGATCAGCCACGTCATCCGGGCTGAAGAGCACCTCTCGAACACGCCGAAGCAGATCGTCCTGTTTAACCTCCTGGGGTATGCGCTGCCGGAGTTCGTGCACGTACCCATGATCCTGGCCCCGGACCGCTCCAAGCTCTCCAAGCGCCACGGGGCCACCGCCGTGGACGAGTTCCGGACCGGCGGGTTTTTGCCCGAGGCGCTGGTCAACTACTTGGCGCTTCTGGGCTGGTCGCCGGGGGGCGAGCGGGAACAGTTCTCCCGGGAGGAACTGGTGGCCTCCTTCAGTCTGGACGCCGTCTCCAAACATGCCGCCGTTTACGACGTGAAAAAGCTGACCTGGCTCAACGCCCAGTACATGAATTCGCTGCCGTTGGAACGGGTGGTGGAGCAAGTCCGGCCGTTTATGCAGGAGGCGGGGTATTTGAGTGCCTCACCGGATCCGGCCGAGCTCGACTACCTGAACCGCGTAGTGGAGGCGGTGCGCAGCCGGATTCACACCCTGGCGGAGCTGCGCGACGCGTCGGCCTATTTCTACCGGCCGGATTTTGAATACGAGGAAAAAGGCGTGCGCAAGCACTTCACCAAGCCCGGGGTGACCGGCATCCTGGCCCGGGGCCGGGAGGCCTTGTCCGCATTGCCCGCCGGCCGGTTCACCGTCGAGGGCACGGAAGAAGCCTTCCGGCAGGTGATCGAGGAACTCGGCGTTTCCGGCGGCGCGTTGATTCATCCGGCCAGGCTGGCGCTTTCGGGCCGAACCGTAGGACCCGGTCTGTTTGATATCATCACCGTCCTCGGGAAGGAACAATGCCTGTTGCGGCTCGACCGGGCGATCGCCTGGATCAAGAACAACTTGGAACAGGCATGA
- a CDS encoding aspartyl-phosphate phosphatase Spo0E family protein, with product MELLAEIERLRRTIQELVENKDTLQDQEIQLVSRKLDSVLNEYNRLIGVIGGTRS from the coding sequence ATGGAGTTGCTCGCAGAAATAGAACGGTTGCGACGCACGATCCAGGAACTTGTCGAAAACAAGGACACGCTGCAAGATCAAGAGATTCAGTTGGTAAGCAGGAAGCTGGATTCAGTCCTGAACGAGTACAACAGGCTGATCGGCGTGATCGGCGGAACACGTTCTTAG